TAAATTCAGCACGCAAATCAGGATAATCAGACCCGCCAGTTCCAGTTCCAGTTGGATCACCTGTTTGAGCCATAAATCCATGGATCACACGATGAAAAACCAAACCATCATAAAAACCTTCACGAACAAGTTTTCTAACACGCTCAACATGTTTCGGCGCTTTTTTAGGATAGAGAACAATAATAGAGCGCCCATACTTAGTGTCTAAATAGAGAAAATTCTCAAGATTGACACCGCTATTCGTAGAATTTTGCGCTGAAACTTGAGTGACACTAACCATCAACAAGAGGGTAGAAATAATAAATGATCTAATCATCAACTTACCTAACATTTTATACTCATACTTTAATTCAAATAGTTTAGTTTAAACATTCAGGGCTCAATCAATCGAATTCAGAAATCCATCAACTGTCAGAACTCCAATTTTTCTTCTTTTCCAAAAACTCAGCAACGTGGGGGGGGACAAAACTGGTAATGTCACCACCAAACACCTCGATTTGCCTAACAAGTTTGGCAGCGATATGGCGAACCTCTCCAGTGCTTGGTAATAAAAGAGTCTCTAAACCATCCGCCATAGCTCTATTCATTCCAGACATCTGCATTTCATAAACATAATCAGCAGAATCCCGCACCCCCCGAACAATAACCTTAGCCCCATAAGCAGACGCCGCTTCAACCATCAGTCCAGAAAATTGAATAACTTTAATTGTTTTACCTGTTTGTTTACGCAGATCAGTAGCAATGGTTTCAATCAACTCAACCCGCTCTTCACCTGTAAGATACGGAGTTTTGCCATGATGAACACCAACCCCGATGATTAATTCATCAATAAAATTAAGCGACCGCTCAATAATATCAAGATGACCATTCGTGATGGGATCAAAGCTACCCGGATAAAAACCTGTTAAACTCATAAACTTAAATCCTTAACTCTAAGAAGAGTCATCTGAAGCGTCTCCATCAGAAGAAGCATCATTTGAAGAAGGCCCATCAGGAGAGCCATTATCTGAAGAATCATCCTCACCCCCTTCATCTCCCTCACTCTCAACTTCAGAAATATGCTCAACCGAAACAACTTTTTCATCAGTCGCCGTTTTGAAAACCGTCACACCTTGAGTGTTCCGACCAGCAACCCGAACACCATTGACAGGACAACGAATAAGTTGGCCACCATTCGTTACCAACATAATTTCATCGCCATCTTCAACAGGGAACGAACCGGAAAGGTCACCATTACGATCATTGACAATCATCGCAATAATACCCTTACCACCACGACCAGAAACCCGGTACTCGTAAGCTGAAGACCGCTTACCAAAACCGTTCTCGCTTAGTGTAAGAACAAATTGCTCACCGGCACCAAGTTCAGCATAGCGTTCAACTGAAAGTTCAACATCTGTAGCGCCATCATCTTCAATCTCAGGCACATCAGCGTCACTGCCCTCACCATTCGCCGCACGTCGCATTTGCGCTGCACGCTTCAAGTAAGCACGTTTCTCTTCCGGACTTGCCTCAATGTGATGCAAAATCGCCATCGAAATAAGCTTGTCATCTTCGGCCAATCGAATACCACGCACACCAGTTGAATTCCGCCCGGCAAAGACCCGAACATCCGTCACCGGGAAGCGAATGGCTTGTCCCTTTTCGCTTGTAAGCAACACATCATGGAGCTCAGTACAAATATCTACACCAAGGATCTTATCACCCTCATCAAGCTTCATGGCGATTTTACCATTTTGCCTAATCTCAACAAAATCAGAAAGAAGATTTCGGCGCACACCGCCCGAAGACGTTGCAAACATCACATGCAATTGCTCCCAGGTACTTTCATCCTCTGGTAATGGCATAATCGTTGTAATCGTTTCATCTTGCTCTAGTGGTAGCAAATTAATCAAAGCTTTACCGCGTGCTTGCGGTGCTGAAAGTGGTAACTTCCAAACTTTCATTTTATAAGCCATACCACGTGATGAGAAGAATAGGATCGGCGTATGCGTATTCGCAACAAAGATTTTGGTTACAAAATCCTCATCGCGTGTCGACATACCAGAACGTCCCTTTCCGCCCCGGCGCTGCGCACGATATGTCGATAATGGTACACGCTTGATGTAACCTTTGTGAGATACAGTCACCACCATATCTTCCTTAGCAATCAGGTCTTCATCATCAACATCACCGTCATAATCTAAGATTTCAGTACGGCGGTCATTGCCAAATTCTTCACTAATTTCAGTTAGTTCACCATTAACAATCTCAATAATCCGCACACGAGATCCAAGGATATCAAGATAGTCTTTAATGATCGCACCAAGCTTATGCAACTCATCAGAAAGTTCATCCCGGCCAAGAGCTGTCAACCGTTGCAAACGCAACTCAAGAATAGCTCTAGCTTGAGCTTCGGAGAGTTTATACGTCCCATCAGTTGAAACGCTATGACGAGGATCAGCAATCAACTCAACAAGCGGCGCGATGTCTTTCGCTGGCCAATTTCGCTCCATCAATTGTTCACGAGCGGTCGCTGGGTTTGGTGCAGTACGAATAAGAGCGATCACTTCATCAATGTTAGCAACAGCAATTGCCAAACCAACCAAAACATGCGCCCGGTCTCTGGCTTTATTAAGCAAGAATTTCGTACGTTTATAAACTACTTCCTGACGGAAATCAGTAAATGCTTTAATGAAATCAAGAAGGTTTAAAAGTTCTGGTTTACCACCATTAAGCGCCACCAAATTACAACCAAAACTTGTTTGAAGTGGAGAAAAACGGTAAAGCTGATTAAGCACCACATCAGGTACCGCATCGCGCTTAAGCTCGACAACAACGCGCATGCCTTGTCGGTCAGATTCGTCTCTAATATCAGCAATGCCTTCAACCCGTTTTTCCCGAACAAGCTCAGCAATTTTCTCAACCATCGAAGCTTTGTTGACTTGATACGGGATCTCGGTAATTACCAGTGCAAACCGGTCTTTGCGGATTTCTTCTGTAGCAACCTTGCCCCGCATAACAACAGAGCCTTTGCCCTTATGATAAGCAGAACGGATGCCCGTACGCCCCAAAATCATCCCACCTGTTGGAAAGTCAGGCCCTGGAATAATCTCATTTAAGCGATCAATATCAATTTCGGGGTCTTCTAGATAAGCCATACAACCATTTATAACTTCGCGTAGATTGTGCGGCGGTATATTCGTGGCCATACCAACAGCAATACCACCAGCACCATTTACTAAAAGGTTCGGATATTTGGCAGGAAGGACCTGTGGTTCACTTTCAGACGCATCATAGTTGTCTTGAAACTCAACAGTCTCTTTATCAATATCATCAAGAAGGCTTTGAGCAACTTTCTGCAAACGGCATTCTGTGTAACGCATCGCAGCCGCCCGGTCACCATCAACCGAGCCAAAGTTACCCTGACCGTCAATCAATGGTAGGCGCAAAGAAAAGTCCTGCGCCATTCGAACAAGCGCATCATAAATAGCACTATCACCGTGAGGGTGATATTTACCCATCACATCACCAACAACACGTGCTGACTTGCGATATGGCTTATTATATTCATAGCCACTTTCATGCATCGAATAAAGAATTCTGCGGTGAACGGGCTTCAGACCATCACGAACATCAGGAAGTGCGCGAGAAACAATCACACTCATTGCATAATCAAGATATGACCTGCGCATCTCTTCCGTTATTAGAATGGGGCGAATATCTGGGGACGATCCATCTGGACCATCCAAGGGGCCACCTGATGGGCCTTCTTCTTTATCATTATCGCTCAATTGATGGTCCTATTTCATATGTTAGTAACGTTGTAATTTGATAGACCTGCTGATGATCCCTTAGAGATAGAAATCAAAACAGAGTTGAAAAAATTCAATACAAACCTGACAAAGGGCCTGACAAAGAGAATGACTTAAAACCCATGATCTCATTCAAAAAAACTTCATTCAAGAAGGCCTCATTCAACGAAAGAACAAATTGAACTAAATTTCATGCATTTATAGTATATTCCAACTTTTTAGGTATAGCCTATCCCTTTGGGCCATACCAGTTTTAAAAGGCTATTTCCCATCATTCTTTGGGGATATTTTTAATAATTTCACACCCTTGACGCTGAGATGCTTTACTTCCATACCTTAAACCATACTAATAAGAGAAATTTCGATAAATTGAGGGTATAAAATGGCTGGACATGGTTCAAAAAAGGTAATTTACGCAGCACTTGCAGGAAACGGTCTTATCGCCATAACAAAATTCATCGGTGCCTCTATCACGGGCTCCTCAGCCATGCTTTCTGAAGCCATTCACTCAGTTGTTGATACAGGCAATCAAGGCCTTTTATTATATGGCATCAAAAAATCTCAAAAACCAAAAGATGAGCGTCATCCATTCGGTTATGGTATGGAAATCTATTTTTGGGCCTTTGTAGTCGCAATTGTAATTTTTGCTGTTGGTTCAGGCGTTTCCATCTATGAAGGCATTCATAAACTAAACCACCCAGAAGCCATCACGTCTCCTTATATCAACTACATCATATTATCCCTCGCCATGGTATTTGAAGGCATTGCTTGGTACATCGCCTATAAAGAATTTAACAAACTCAGAGGCAAAGCCAGTCTCTTTGAAGCCGTGAGACACTCCAAAGATCCCACCGTTTTCACAGTCCTTTTTGAAGATTCAGCTGCCATGCTGGGACTTATAGTTGCGTTTATAGGAATTTTAGCAAGCTCAAGTCTTGGCGTAACATGGGCAGATGGCGCGGCCTCAGTGCTCATTGGTATTATCTTAGCAGGAACTGCCATCCTGTTAGCATATGAGACTAAAGGGCTTTTAATTGGCGAAGCCGCAAGCCCTGCAATCACAGCAGATATCAAATCAATCATAGATAAGAGACAATCAATCCTCCACGTGAATGAACTTCGATCTATGCATATGGGGCCAAACGACATCATCCTGGCCATCTCGATCGATTTCAAAGACGACATGACCGCCGTTGAAGTCGAAAGTCAAATTTCTCAACTTGAAAAAGAGATCAAATCCAAATATCCGGAAATGAAACACCTCTTTATCGAAGTTCAGAAAAAGGATGACCATGACGCTGATGAAAACACAAACCATGCAACAGTTTAAAGCATGATAAAAAAACTTAAAACAAGAGGCTTGTAAAAATAAAGTTTGTGCATAGATAGTGCAGGTTATCCATGCAAAGTACGTCCGCTCCACTTTGGTGAAGCAAGCACAAGCATGGTAAAGGCATCTAATCAAATCCAAGAAGAAAGAGCGTCCCAATGGAATATACCACCCTCGGTCAAACCAACATCAAAATTAGCCGCATCTGCCTTGGAACCATGACATGGGGTACGCAAAACAGTGAAAGCGAAGGTCATGCACAAATGGACTACGCCTTAGATCAGGGCGTAAATTTTTGGGATACAGCTGAGATGTACGCCGTCCCGCCGACGGCTGAAAGTTATGGCTCAACAGAAACCATTATCGGCACCTGGCTCAATGCCAATAAAAGCCGCCGAGAAGAAATCGTACTTGCAACAAAAATTGCACCTGAAATGCCCTATATCCGAGGTGGCGACCAAAACATAGACCGGAAAAACATTCTCCAAGCTGTTGAAGACAGCTTATCTCGCCTGCAAACAGACTATATCGATCTCTATCAACTTCATTGGCCATCGAATAGAAACACTTATCACTTTGATAATGCCTGGACCTTCACACCTAAGATCACTGATAAACAAGCCATACTAGCCAACCAACTCGAAATTCTTGAAACCTTGGATCAATTAGTCAAAGACGGAAAACTCCGCTCATATGGCCTCTCTGATGATAGCGCATGGGGTATCACTCAATATTCTGTGCTTGCGGAAAAACATAAGCTTAAACCCATGGTCTCTATCCAAAATGAATACAGCCTGTTGCGGCGCCGCGATGAAACAGATGTCGCTGAAAGCTGTATCCTTGAAAATGTCAGCTACCTCCCCTGGTCGCCACTGGCAATGGGCGTCTTGTCAGGGAAATATCTGAATAACCAACAACCAGGCAGAACCCGTTTTTATCATTCCGAAGGCTCAGCACTGCGCTATGGCTACCGATTGACTGAAGAAGCTGAAAAAGCTACCGAAGGCTATGTCGCCATTGCTAAAAAACACAATCTCGACCCCTCACAAATGGCGATCAGTTTCACATTAGCCCAGCCCTTTGTCGCCTCAACCATCATCGGTGCAACATCAGTTGACCAGTTAAAAACAAATATCGGCGCCATCGATGTAAAATTATCAGATGAAGTTTTAGAAGAGATACATTCAGTCTACCGCCAATACCCAATCCCGTTTTAATAAGCGCGATTGCTATGTGGGCATCTGAAGCACAGAAAAGGTAAGCTCAAGTGCAAGTGCAAGTGCAAGTACAAACAAAAAAGCACGGTTATTTATAAGTAAACTATATTATAAATTTACGAAGAAGGAGCTCGGCCCACTTCGGGCTGAGGGACATGGCGTAGCGCCAGCGAAGCCCGGCGCAAGCGACGCCCCTCGGAGGCCCAAGCGCCATAAGCGCTTGGAATAGCCGTGAGAGAAAACAGAGAGAGAATATGCCTCAAGCAGATATAAAATATAGCAGTGACTTAAATCTAGATTGCACTGCCATACTCGCCTCCATTGAACAGACAATTAAACAACACGATCAAACATCTGGAGCCTGCAAAGGCCGAGCGTACAAAGCGGATCACTTTCATCACACCCATATCTATGTCAATCTTGCCATGCTCCCCAAACCCCATCGTGACAAAGAGTTTACTAAAGCCCTGATTAGCGACTTAGAAAAAATGGTGAAACAACACCTCACCCGATCCTGTCATTTTTCATTGAATGTAGAATATACAGGCGAAGGCTACATCACAAATTTCCATGACGTTTAAAAAGGAGTAAGAGAGAAAAACTTCACCCCCCACTTACAACAACATTATTAATGATAATACATTCTCAAATTCCGAAGAAGGAGCTCAGTCCTCTTCGGGCTGAGGGACATGGCGAAGCGACTGCGGAGCCCGGGGCAAGCCCCGCCCCTCGAAGGTTTAATCGCTTAAGCACGGTTGCTAGTGGGCAACTGAAGTGCCACAAAATAGCGTTTGAAATAGCCGTGAGAGAGAAAAGCTACCCCTCAATCTCTTCCCGCATCATCTCAAGCTCTAGCCATTTTTCTTCTAAAGCTTGATGCTCAGCGGTGAGTGCTGCAATTCCCTCCATTGCCTCATTAAATCGTTTCGGATTTTTTGTGAATAGATCAGGGTCTTCAAGCGCTTTATTATGAGCTGCAATCTGAGCTTCAATGTCCTCAATCTGCTTTGGCAAAGTCTCTAAAGCGTATTTATCTTTATAAGAAAGTTTAGCTCCCTTTTTCGCCGTTTTTTGTTGAGGGATCTCGCCTAAAGAGGCGGCCTCAGAAAGCTTGCTTTTAGAAGGTTTCTCACCGGCCTGAACTGACCGGCTTTTCATCTCATCTTTGCGCTGCGCCATCATAGTGCTATAGCCACCAGCATATTCAGTCCAATTGCCTTGCCCCTCATAAACCAAAACAGCATCAACAATCCTGTCAATAAAGTCACGGTCATGACTAACAAGCAATACGGTTCCATCATAATCAGTGATGAGTTCTTGCAGCAGATCAAGTGTCTCAAGATCAAGGTCGTTGGTTGGTTCATCAAGCACCATCAAATTCGATGGAAGTGAAAGCGCCCGCGCAAGCATCACCCGTGCCCGCTCTCCTCCAGAAAGCACATCCAATGGCGTGCGCGCTTGAGCAGGGTCAAATAGAAAGTCCTTCATATAACCAATGACATGTTTGGGTTTACCTGCAACCTCCACCATATCCCCCCCCCCGTTGGTCAAAGCATCTGCCAACGTCCAGTTTGGCTTCAAACTTTCCCGGCTCTGATCTAGAGTGACCATGTCGATATTCGTGCCAATTTTGATCTCGCCAGCGTCCGGTTCCAATTGCCCTGTGAGCATCTTGATGATGGTTGACTTACCAGCCCCATTGGGGCCAACAATCCCAAGCCGGTCTCCTCGAAGCAAACGCACGCTCAGCTCATTAACAATTTGCGCGGGGCCAAAAGATTTAGAGATCTTTTTCGCCTCAACAACAATCTTGCCAGAAACACGCCCTTCACTGGTCTCCATCTTAACGGACCCTTTAGGTCCCCGGTGCTCTCTGCGTTTTTGGCGCAGCGAATGCAAATCCCCAAGCCGTTTTTGATTGCGCTTGCGCCGCGCCGTCACCCCATAACGGAGCCAGTGCTCTTCAGCCACAATCTTGCGGTCAAGTTTGTGGGCTTCCATTTCTTCTTGCTCAAAAACTTCATCTCGCCAAGCTTCAAATTTATCAAACCCCTGCTTCATCAAACGAGAGGTTCCTCGATCAATCCATAAAACAGATTTTGAAACAGTTTCCAAAAACTTCCGGTCGTGACTAATAACAACCAGGGCAGAATTGAGAGAACGCAGTTCTTTCTCTAGCCATTCAATGGCCGGTAAGTCTAAATGGTTGGTTGGTTCATCAAGCAACAAAATATCTGGTGCTGGAGCAAGAGCCTTGGCAAGTGCAGCGCGTCTTTGTTCGCCACCAGAGAGTTGTGTCGTCCCCTCTTTACCTGTCAGTCCTAATTGCTCTAAATAATAGTCTGCCTGGTAAGCATCTTCTTCGCTGACCAAACCACTTCGCGCATAGTCACCTGTTGTCTCAAATTTTGTAAGATCTGGTTCTTGCTCGAGATATTGCATGGTCGTGCCAGGCTGCACAAACCGCTCACCATCATCCATCTCAATCAACCCGGCAGCAATCTTTAGAAACGTGGATTTCCCGCAGCCATTGCGACCAACCAAACAAATACGGTCCCCCTCAAAAATAGACATTTCCGCCCCGGTTAAAATAGGGTTCCCCCCAAAGGTGAGGTGGATATTTTGCAAAGTTAAACGGGGCGGTGCCATAAAAAGTCCTGAGATTAGAAAAAGAATGAAAGATAGCTTCTGATAAAAAACTATTTCTAACGTAACAGGACTGTTTTGGAAAGCATAACTAACCTTAAAAAAGAGCAACCGGTTTTTCGATCATCAAGGCAAAAATGATCATAATAGACAGGAAAGCTGGCCACCCTAAAATAAACCATCGTTTATAAAGCGTATGAAACCGCTGCGGCAAAGCTCCCCCCATTGCGGAAGCTTGTAGGGCGATGTTTTTCATCTCAATTTGCATAAACACAACCGGTATCCAGCAAATACCAATGAAAATATAAAGCGCTATACTCAACAAAACCCAATGATCAAAAAAGCTATATCCAACGCCGTGCACCAAAAGTGCGCCTGTTATGGGCTGAACAAGCACAGCTGTTAACGTAAACATGTAATCTGCTAAAACAACCAAAGGCGCAACACTTGCGATCACCTCAACAGACTTTGAGCGAACAGCAAAGAACATAAAAAACGCAATGCCCATTCCCGTTCCAAATAAAACACACGCCCCTAATATATGCAGATATTTTAATATAAAATAACTCATCGTTTTTCGTGCAACCCCATAAGAATCCAAATTAAGAGAAGAGGTAACAACAAAGAAAACCCCCAACCTAAAAATCCATGAAAACTAGTGACGTAAGTAAACCCCATAACACTTACCCAAATTAACATAAGGCTCTTAATCACCCCGCCAACACGTATCCAGGGTTTAGAAAGAAACATAACGCCGCACATAATGGTCAACAAAGCAAACCCTGCAATTTGATAAAGGTCAGAACTAGCTTTTAATAAAAACAGAGGCGCAAAATCTTTTATTCCCTGAAGCGCTTCAACCCCTTCAAAAATCCAGCTTAGGCCCAAAACCCAACGCAAAAAGGGGAGGAGAAAATAACAGCGCGCAAATTGCCGCTCTACAGCACTCGACTGATGAAGCGCTAAAATTTCAGGAACAGCCAATGTTGGACGGCCCAAAAGTTTCATAAAAGCTGAGCCATCATGTGGCGTGAATAAATCCATCTGCTCTAGAGACGCCGTCCTGATCGGCCCTCTATTACCAAGCATCGAGGCAAAATCACCAACCCACATAACAGGCTTTATCACCCAACGCGGAATAATAATTGGAATGCCCTTTGAAAACCCAAGCCAAGCCCTATAATATTGAATAAGCTCTTTTAAAGTAACGACATCCTGCCCCACAGCATAAACCATCTGCCGAGAAAAAGGGCACTCTATCAACTCACCTTCTTCGACACCTGAACCAGCACTTGAACGCTTCAAAGGAGCTAGCATCTTAACTATGCCATCCGCTAAATCATCAAGTGCAATCGGTTGAAAAGCTTGTGTACCAGGGCCGGGCAAAGGCAAAAACTTTGGCAATCCAGCTAACCCTTGTATGAGCGCCGCACCGCCAATGGACCCAGCGCCTAAAACCAGGTCTGGGCGAATGATCGTCCAGTTTAAGGACGTCTCTTCCAAATAATGTTCGCCAGTAAGTTTACTTGAAGCATATTCAGGCAACCCTTCCACACTGGCCTCTTTATCAAAATGAGGTTCCGCTAGCAGCTCTTCACCAGTCTCACCTTCTTTCGTATGCTCGTCTTCTTTCATATAAGAGGCGTTTGCGTGAGACGCTTTGTATTTACCACCACCAATTTCCTCACGCCCAAGCGTTGTCGCCGAAATATGAATAAAGCGTTTTATAGAGGCTGTCTCAGCACCTTGAAATAAAGCCCGAGCGCCTTCGCCATGAACAAATTGTGCATCATCCTGTAAATCAGATTGCAAAATGCCAACACAATTCACAACCATCTCAAAGCCACGCAACCGCTCAGCCCAGATATCTGGATTGAGATCATTGTTAAAATCACAATAGATCCAGGGAATTGTTGGCACCAACCGCTCAGCCAATTGCAGATCACGCCCAGCGCCGGTCACATCATGCCCTGCACGCAAAAGCGCTTGTACAACACCCCGACCAATAAATCCATAGCCACCGGTTACCAAACATTTCATGGAGTAAACCCCCTACAAAAATTTACATCCCACAAACAAAAACAGCGCCCCTATTGAGCGCTGTAAATAAGTTTAATTCAAGTCTATTTTTAGAAACATCGCTTAAAAGCAACGGATTACACCACATGTAATAAGTCTGAAAAAATAAAAATGTCTACACGAAGAAGGAGTGACGCTACTTCAGCGGTCAGGACATGGCAGCTTTGCTGCCCGGTGCTATTGCGGATGCTAGTGGGCATCTGAAGCACAAAAATGCCGCCCCTCGGAGGCCCACTGCTTCAGCAGTGGAATAGCCGTGAGAGAAATAATACCTTTCTAAGCAGAGCTTAGAAGCGCGGTTGCTGGTGGGCAACCTAAAGCGCCACTAAAATGGTATTTCGTCATCCAATTCTTTTTCAAAATTACTTGGAGCGGCACTTGGTTGAGAATTATCAGCTGGAACTTGTCCCCAGCTTGGCTCACCACCAAAATTGTTGTTCTGGTTATTATTGTTATTCTGATAATTGCCCTGATTGCTAGACTGGCTACTAGATTGTCCGCCCGAGCGACCATCAAGCATGGTCAAATTGCCATTAAACCCTTGCAGCACAATCTCAGTTGTATATTTGTCTTGGCCATTATTATCTTGCCATTTGCGTGTTTGTAGGCTGCCTTCAATATAAACCTTAGCGCCTTTTTTCAAATATTGCTCTGCAACCCGGCACAAACCTTCATTGAAAATAACAACACGGTGCCATTCTGTTTTTTCACGGCGTTCACCAGAGTTTTTATCTTTCCAGCTTTCAGTCGTCGCAATGCTTAAATTCACCACAGGACGGTTATCCTGCATGCGCCGCACTTCAGGGTCGGCTCCAAGATTACCAACCAAAATCACTTTATTAATAGAACCAGCCATTGCTAACTCTCCTTCATATCAAACTTAACTTATGAAACTTAACTGTAAGGCCAGCAAAAAATTAAGCCTGCCAATTTTAACTACTATCACTTGGGTTTAGACCCTAAATCCCCATACCGGCACATTAAAGCAATTTTCTGCGTAAAACTGAGATGCGAGACAATTCTCCACAAACAAATCCATTTTCATCAAGAATTTTTCGCATTTACAAAGAGGTAAACCCCTCAAATCAGCAACAACACGAAAATTCTTGGCCTCTAGGTAAACAAAACGATAACTGTTTCTCAGTTTAAAAAACCGCCCAGCCCAGTAAAAAAAGGCTTATTGACACCTTACGTTCCAATTATGTTCTCAAATTGTTCTAAAATATTGACAATTCTGTCGCTTAATTGTCTCATTCCATGGTACAATTAACCCATTCAGTTCAACTTTCTTTGACAGATATTTTTTAATTCGTTACCCAAAGATTAGAGACTTCTTGTTAAGCTAACAATTAGATGACATACCAATTTACCGTGCAAATCTGTCAAATTGTCTGATAAATTGCCAGATAAATTGAATGTCTCAAAAAATGAAATGTGCGACTTCAGTCTGTAGGGGGACTTAAAAACTGCTCCCCTTTATATTCGGACTTCTTTCAAAATTGAACCCAGAGCATCATAAAATGCCTGGTTCATTGATAGAATAGCTATTGAAAATAGCTGAAGGCACATTTTAAACAAAAGAATCAGTTGAATGGCCCTAACGGGACATACTTAGCAGTCTAGTTCATGCAATGTGATTTAAATCACATACCTGAACAGCTTTTAAATAATATTCTCTAAGTCATAAGAGAAAAATTATTAAAGATGTCAGCTAAGCGAAACCTAAAATAATGAAAACAGAAAAAAGTAACAGCGTAATGAAATCCGAATTCTCAATTAATCAGTCAATGGAAGACCGCCTGGAGCGTTTCTCACGCCAAGGCCGCCCGCTACATAAGGACCAAAAAAGGTTCCTACAGATAGCAGCCATCACAGGCATCTTTTGCGCCATCTGGTTTCTCATTGGCAAACATACACTCCACTTCACACCTGAAAGCTGGGATACTTAT
The sequence above is a segment of the Hyphomicrobiales bacterium 4NK60-0047b genome. Coding sequences within it:
- a CDS encoding single-stranded DNA-binding protein yields the protein MAGSINKVILVGNLGADPEVRRMQDNRPVVNLSIATTESWKDKNSGERREKTEWHRVVIFNEGLCRVAEQYLKKGAKVYIEGSLQTRKWQDNNGQDKYTTEIVLQGFNGNLTMLDGRSGGQSSSQSSNQGNYQNNNNNQNNNFGGEPSWGQVPADNSQPSAAPSNFEKELDDEIPF
- a CDS encoding NAD(P)H-binding protein, with the protein product MKCLVTGGYGFIGRGVVQALLRAGHDVTGAGRDLQLAERLVPTIPWIYCDFNNDLNPDIWAERLRGFEMVVNCVGILQSDLQDDAQFVHGEGARALFQGAETASIKRFIHISATTLGREEIGGGKYKASHANASYMKEDEHTKEGETGEELLAEPHFDKEASVEGLPEYASSKLTGEHYLEETSLNWTIIRPDLVLGAGSIGGAALIQGLAGLPKFLPLPGPGTQAFQPIALDDLADGIVKMLAPLKRSSAGSGVEEGELIECPFSRQMVYAVGQDVVTLKELIQYYRAWLGFSKGIPIIIPRWVIKPVMWVGDFASMLGNRGPIRTASLEQMDLFTPHDGSAFMKLLGRPTLAVPEILALHQSSAVERQFARCYFLLPFLRWVLGLSWIFEGVEALQGIKDFAPLFLLKASSDLYQIAGFALLTIMCGVMFLSKPWIRVGGVIKSLMLIWVSVMGFTYVTSFHGFLGWGFSLLLPLLLIWILMGLHEKR